TAACGAAAATTCCCCATTCAAAACAAATGGCCTAAAAGCTAATTGTAAATATATGGGGAACATTGTTTAATCGGACGTTTTAAAACGACGATTTATGCAGCAGTATGATATAAATGAGGTGATGTATGGCTACCATTGACCAACTAGACTTAAGCGTCTATAACTTGTATGCAATTCGCACCAAAATGTTGGAGCAAATTGACCAACAACTCAGCCTTAAGTCAGCATCTTCGATCCCTCCACAAACACAAATTGTTGATATTAATCCCAAGCTAACAGAGCTTGATATTTTGCTAGGGATTGTCCCCCTTCATACCCCTTGGGCTTATTTCTATCCGCCTCAACGCATTCGAGATTTGAGACGCTCACCCTTTGCTTTTTATCGCGTCGCCCCTTCTTTGGGCTCCTATGAGGATCAAGAAGAGCTAGAAGCTACACTCGCAGCGATTCCTTGCAGCACAGCTGAAGAAGAGCAAGAAAAAAAAGCAATCACAAACTGTTTTAAGCAAATTAGTAAAATTAACGAATGGCTTGGATTCATCGTCGGACGAATCGGACAATTCTTACAGGGATAATGCATGGCTAAAATCAATTGGGTAAAATCTTTAGGGTGGACGGAAGAGCAACTGGATGACCTACGCTTTACTGGATATGCCTATTTAAGGCAGGGTAAATATGATATTGCCCTCGCTTTTTATGAAGCATTAGCTGCTTTATCCCCCAATAACGCCTACGATCTTCAAACTCTAGGCGCGTTATACTTGCAACTCAATAATCCTGTTAAAGCATTAAAATGTTTCGATCAAGCATTAAAAGTTGAGGCAGATCATGCTCCG
Above is a window of Parachlamydia acanthamoebae DNA encoding:
- a CDS encoding tetratricopeptide repeat protein, producing the protein MAKINWVKSLGWTEEQLDDLRFTGYAYLRQGKYDIALAFYEALAALSPNNAYDLQTLGALYLQLNNPVKALKCFDQALKVEADHAPTLLNVAKALFMLGKKEEGLKLAQILQNEPSLIISNTAKALILAYS
- a CDS encoding DUF5399 domain-containing protein — encoded protein: MATIDQLDLSVYNLYAIRTKMLEQIDQQLSLKSASSIPPQTQIVDINPKLTELDILLGIVPLHTPWAYFYPPQRIRDLRRSPFAFYRVAPSLGSYEDQEELEATLAAIPCSTAEEEQEKKAITNCFKQISKINEWLGFIVGRIGQFLQG